Proteins encoded in a region of the Solanum dulcamara chromosome 9, daSolDulc1.2, whole genome shotgun sequence genome:
- the LOC129904261 gene encoding protein WALLS ARE THIN 1-like, with product MADTSGSATTKRIMGFAMPEKMQLHLAMLALQFGYAGFHVVSRAALNMGISKIVFPVYRNILALLLLLPFAYFLEKKDRPQLTWNFILQFFFLAVVGITANQGFYLLGLDNTSPTFASAIQNSVPAITFIMAALLRIEVVRLNRKDGISKVCGTLLCVAGASVITLYKGPTIYSPNPPLQRTSPMLLALGDANGKNWTLGCIYLIGHCLSWAGWLVLQAPVLKKYPARLSVTSWQCFFGVIQFLIIAAFCERDPQAWLVHSGAELFSVFYAGVVASGIAFAVQIWCIDRGGPVFVAVYQPVQTLVVALMASFALGEQFYLGGIIGAVLIITGLYFVLWGKNEESKFAKAAAAAIQSPVDNCNNRPTSHIKSSLAQPLLASSNENA from the exons aTGGCAGATACTAGTGGTTCAGCCACTACTAAGAGAATAATGGGTTTTGCTATGCCTGAAAAAATGCAACTTCACTTGGCCATGTTGGCCTTGCAATTTGGTTATGCTGGTTTCCATGTTGTCTCTAGAGCTGCCCTTAATATGGGGATTAGCAAGATTGTTTTCCCAGTTTATAGAAACATTCTTGCTTTGCTTCTACTTCTTCCATTTGCCTACTTTCTTGAAAA GAAAGACAGGCCACAACTTACTTGGAATTTTATCCTTCAGTTCTTTTTCCTAGCAGTTGTTGG AATTACTGCTAACCAAGGATTCTACTTGTTGGGGTTGGACAACACTTCCCCTACTTTTGCTTCTGCCATACAAAATTCTGTCCCTGCCATTACATTTATCATGGCAGCACTACTCAG GATTGAAGTAGTGAGACTAAACAGAAAAGATGGTATATCAAAAGTGTGTGGAACATTATTATGTGTAGCTGGAGCATCAGTAATTACATTATACAAAGGCCCAACAATTTACAGCCCAAATCCACCATTACAAAGGACTTCACCCATGTTACTGGCTTTAGGAGATGCTAATGGTAAAAATTGGACATTGGGTTGCATTTACTTGATCGGGCATTGTTTGTCATGGGCCGGGTGGCTCGTGTTGCAAGCCCCGGTACTCAAGAAGTACCCTGCTAGGCTCTCCGTCACATCGTGGCAGTGTTTCTTTGGAGTCATACAGTTCCTCATTATCGCGGCTTTCTGTGAGAGGGACCCTCAAGCTTGGCTAGTTCACTCTGGAGCTGAACTATTCAGCGTCTTCTATGCT GGAGTGGTGGCATCTGGGATAGCATTCGCTGTACAGATATGGTGCATTGACAGAGGGGGTCCAGTTTTTGTTGCCGTTTATCAACCTGTTCAGACTCTTGTTGTTGCTCTTATGGCTTCCTTCGCGTTAGGCGAGCAGTTCTATTTGGGCGG GATCATCGGAGCGGTGTTGATCATAACAGGATTGTACTTTGTTCTTTGGGGCAAAAATGAAGAATCCAAATTTGCTAAGGCAGCAGCAGCTGCAATTCAATCCCCAGTGGATAATTGTAACAACAGGCCAACAAGCCACATCAAGTCCTCTTTGGCCCAGCCACTTCTTGCTTCTTCAAATGAAAATgcttaa